The Xylanibacillus composti genome window below encodes:
- a CDS encoding LacI family DNA-binding transcriptional regulator gives MGKNIREIAELAGVSIATVSKVINGYTSVSAKTREKVMQIVNDTGFMPNSAARELVKKRSMTLGIFLTTGLTHPFFHQLLGGIEVALKEKGFDLIYLAQLGWTEEYSFVRHLRSRNVEGVLVFGFQRRDLNFDELIQSEIPTIFIDLDLTGPRSGYITSENKHSIKRAVEYLYSLNHRKIAFITGTLESFAGRLRFEAYRQAISDLGLPYVAEFVAAGNWEKPSGYSGTKRFLALQDRPTAIICSSDMSAIGAMEAVMDAGLSVPDDISVIGFDDIELTQHLRPALTTIRQNTFQIGKQAVELLVEMINNPDSPPPAVAIPTELIIRDSCTVHRE, from the coding sequence ATGGGCAAGAACATACGAGAGATTGCGGAGCTGGCCGGGGTTTCGATCGCGACCGTCTCCAAAGTAATTAACGGATATACATCCGTCAGCGCGAAAACACGGGAGAAAGTCATGCAAATTGTCAACGATACGGGATTCATGCCGAATTCCGCTGCCAGGGAGCTGGTCAAAAAACGTTCGATGACACTTGGCATCTTCCTGACTACGGGTCTGACCCATCCGTTTTTCCACCAATTGCTGGGCGGTATTGAAGTAGCCTTGAAGGAAAAGGGCTTTGACTTGATTTATCTCGCCCAATTAGGATGGACAGAAGAATACAGCTTTGTCCGCCATCTTCGCAGCCGCAATGTAGAAGGTGTGCTTGTGTTCGGTTTCCAACGAAGGGACTTGAATTTCGACGAGCTGATTCAATCGGAAATTCCGACGATCTTCATTGATCTGGATTTGACAGGTCCCCGCTCCGGTTATATTACATCGGAAAATAAGCATTCCATCAAACGCGCGGTGGAATATTTGTATAGTCTGAACCATAGAAAAATTGCCTTTATCACAGGAACGCTCGAATCGTTCGCCGGACGCCTGCGCTTCGAAGCGTACCGCCAAGCTATATCCGATCTCGGTCTTCCATACGTAGCGGAGTTCGTTGCCGCCGGCAACTGGGAGAAGCCAAGCGGCTACTCGGGCACGAAGCGCTTTCTCGCGCTGCAGGATCGGCCCACAGCCATCATTTGCAGCTCGGACATGAGCGCAATCGGCGCAATGGAGGCAGTGATGGATGCGGGGTTGTCTGTTCCCGACGATATATCCGTAATCGGCTTCGACGATATCGAGCTGACGCAGCATCTGCGGCCAGCCTTGACTACGATCCGGCAGAACACGTTCCAGATCGGAAAGCAGGCTGTGGAGCTGCTGGTAGAGATGATCAACAACCCCGACTCGCCGCCGCCAGCTGTGGCCATTCCAACCGAATTAATTATCCGCGATTCTTGCACCGTTCACCGGGAGTAG
- a CDS encoding diguanylate cyclase domain-containing protein, whose product MAIKQAICQALASFEASPASREGKAMMMARYTIGVYAPVLDGFYFSSMLDGLFAASLRHGMQMVTLQSWPEFCERESYDLMVATACADAFVVIGEAVPRGFMERLQQMGKPVVCIGTSWLQAAKDCATVLAHNELSAKEMVLHLAGHGHERIAFVGGLHNSDVFERFRGYQQALRELGMPYREELVYWGQTVMKSDGRKAGEQIAAEQVPMTAIVAGNDLLAAGVLEALTEAGIAVPDRVALSGYDDSEIALVSKPPLTTVRQKYAVMGNKAVTLLFDRLQNGVELKGVHRIPAELVLRCSCGCGALDESKSQELEGGLYHGPMRDFTSNLYNIGMALNHSVLSISTSTDRFLSWLDQTPYHTGCLVLLDRQEGGSNEVIVHDVYGSRLSRQWIGCRLAEELFPMNELLQCGSAEERDMITLHPLQTPSGFIGCLALIGPFNKQLSSLTYDFMRININVMAISVGRARLREQMEESEAKYRDIFIRTPVMIFMADRDMVMRDVNPYTLDQLDYKEEELVGASIGSIMSSDSYARMKAKVAEALGGKQIVENVEVKLFRKDGTALYGLLNANAMSLSERPDPTVYITIRDITERKAHEEVMRQLAYSDPLTGLANRLRIYDFLNQAIAEAADGEGVAVFFIDLDRFKAVNDTYGHDTGDLYLRHVAGLLASCTTANDLAARLGGDEFIVVMTGIQEARQVRQMTDKISASLAVPYLHHEQEIPVRASIGTSLFPDDAREAEALIQRADRVMYQVKQTEDARR is encoded by the coding sequence GTGGCAATCAAGCAAGCGATATGCCAGGCACTTGCATCCTTTGAGGCATCACCAGCATCACGGGAAGGGAAGGCGATGATGATGGCGCGCTATACAATCGGAGTCTATGCACCGGTATTGGACGGGTTTTATTTCAGCAGCATGCTGGACGGATTATTCGCAGCATCCTTGCGGCATGGCATGCAAATGGTCACCTTGCAATCGTGGCCGGAATTTTGCGAACGGGAATCGTATGATTTAATGGTCGCGACGGCTTGTGCCGACGCGTTTGTTGTTATTGGGGAAGCGGTGCCGCGCGGGTTCATGGAACGGTTGCAGCAGATGGGCAAACCGGTTGTGTGTATCGGCACTTCCTGGCTGCAGGCAGCGAAGGACTGTGCCACAGTACTTGCCCATAATGAACTGTCCGCCAAGGAGATGGTGCTGCATTTGGCCGGGCACGGGCATGAACGCATTGCCTTTGTCGGCGGCCTGCACAATTCGGACGTCTTCGAACGGTTTCGCGGATACCAGCAAGCTTTACGGGAATTGGGCATGCCTTATCGCGAAGAGCTGGTTTACTGGGGTCAAACAGTAATGAAAAGCGACGGCCGGAAAGCAGGCGAACAGATCGCAGCTGAACAGGTTCCCATGACCGCTATTGTGGCGGGGAATGATCTGTTGGCGGCTGGTGTTTTGGAAGCGCTGACAGAGGCCGGAATTGCCGTACCGGACCGAGTGGCCTTGTCCGGGTATGACGACAGTGAAATCGCGCTTGTCAGCAAGCCTCCTTTGACGACAGTTAGACAGAAGTACGCGGTCATGGGAAACAAAGCCGTTACACTGCTTTTCGACAGATTGCAGAATGGGGTCGAGCTGAAAGGAGTGCACCGCATTCCGGCGGAGCTTGTGCTTCGCTGCTCCTGCGGTTGCGGCGCACTGGATGAAAGCAAGAGCCAAGAACTGGAGGGCGGGCTCTACCATGGGCCTATGCGCGACTTTACAAGCAATTTGTATAATATAGGGATGGCGCTCAATCATAGTGTGCTTTCGATCTCTACAAGCACAGACCGCTTCCTGTCCTGGCTGGATCAGACGCCGTATCATACCGGCTGTCTGGTTTTGCTGGATCGACAGGAGGGCGGCAGCAACGAAGTGATTGTACACGATGTGTACGGCTCTCGTCTGTCGAGGCAGTGGATCGGCTGCCGGCTGGCCGAAGAACTGTTTCCCATGAATGAGCTTTTGCAATGCGGAAGCGCCGAGGAACGCGACATGATTACCCTGCATCCCTTGCAAACGCCGTCCGGCTTTATTGGCTGCCTGGCCTTGATCGGGCCGTTTAATAAGCAATTGTCCTCGCTGACCTACGACTTTATGCGGATCAACATCAATGTGATGGCGATCTCCGTCGGCCGGGCCAGGCTGCGGGAGCAGATGGAGGAATCGGAAGCGAAGTACCGCGATATTTTTATCCGCACGCCGGTCATGATCTTTATGGCGGATCGGGATATGGTCATGAGGGACGTCAATCCCTATACGCTGGACCAGTTGGACTATAAGGAAGAGGAGCTGGTCGGGGCCAGCATCGGATCGATTATGAGCTCCGACTCCTATGCGCGCATGAAAGCGAAGGTGGCGGAAGCGCTGGGCGGGAAACAAATTGTGGAGAATGTAGAGGTCAAGCTGTTCCGCAAGGACGGGACAGCGCTTTATGGCCTCTTGAACGCCAACGCTATGAGCCTCAGCGAGCGGCCTGATCCGACTGTATATATTACGATCCGGGATATTACCGAGCGCAAAGCCCATGAGGAGGTCATGCGGCAATTGGCTTATTCCGACCCGCTGACCGGACTGGCCAATCGCTTGCGCATCTATGATTTTCTTAATCAGGCGATTGCCGAAGCGGCGGATGGCGAGGGGGTTGCGGTATTCTTTATCGACCTGGACCGGTTCAAGGCAGTGAACGATACGTACGGTCATGATACAGGCGATCTTTACTTGCGTCATGTTGCGGGCTTGCTTGCTTCTTGTACGACGGCAAATGATTTGGCGGCACGCTTGGGCGGCGACGAGTTTATCGTGGTCATGACCGGCATTCAGGAGGCTCGGCAAGTGAGGCAGATGACAGACAAGATTTCGGCGAGTCTGGCTGTACCTTACCTGCATCATGAGCAGGAGATTCCGGTACGTGCAAGCATCGGGACGAGCTTGTTCCCTGATGACGCCCGGGAGGCAGAAGCATTGATCCAGCGAGCAGATCGGGTGATGTATCAGGTGAAGCAAACAGAGGACGCGCGCCGGTAG
- a CDS encoding TM2 domain-containing protein, translated as MSYYSGLIKKGQLNDHELLLVEQAVRQRGKNMVVAYVLWFFLGMLGGHRFYMNRPITAIVQLVLSLTVVGMMITSLWWIADAFLLHGYVQDKNRELENDVVDEILASRETSGDR; from the coding sequence ATGTCCTATTACAGCGGTCTTATCAAAAAAGGCCAGCTCAATGATCACGAGCTGCTGCTGGTGGAACAGGCCGTGCGGCAGCGCGGCAAAAACATGGTTGTCGCATATGTGCTGTGGTTTTTTCTGGGCATGCTTGGGGGCCATCGCTTCTATATGAACAGACCGATTACGGCTATCGTCCAGCTTGTATTGAGCTTGACCGTCGTCGGGATGATGATTACTTCTTTATGGTGGATCGCCGATGCGTTCCTGCTGCATGGATACGTCCAGGACAAAAATCGCGAGTTGGAAAATGATGTGGTAGATGAAATCCTGGCCAGCCGGGAGACATCGGGGGATCGTTAA
- a CDS encoding M23 family metallopeptidase: MEPRSLRHARKQPASKPLFALLLVLITAGIAVGVAGWNMLRSAPSPEDAGIAGPPAESRDAEALDGSQRIANTSSEEPESAALRAEEQALLEAEQARLAAEEQEAAYYRSREAAAAAMEADLVVMPATAYPGDVVLVRARQEGELEWQGKTYPLQPFGTGFYTYIPIPIRTEPGSYELGEASLTVLAKAFDTQRLEVSEEQNSMRQNTERIAEDQKQIDAARASSEPVFLFAADSPFLLPVEGRLTTPFGFTRYVNGAYAGSHTAIDLAAPEGTPVVATQSGIVGLAADFYLTGNTIYIDHGMGLFSQYAHLSELLVETGDEVEAGQVIGLVGSTGFSTGPHLHFTFWAHNVPVNPNLFLDQLPFHWMEPGEPE, from the coding sequence ATGGAGCCGCGTTCGCTGAGACATGCCCGGAAGCAGCCGGCATCAAAGCCGCTGTTCGCTTTGCTGCTCGTGCTCATTACCGCAGGAATCGCTGTCGGTGTGGCAGGCTGGAACATGCTGCGCTCCGCGCCGTCGCCGGAGGATGCCGGGATAGCCGGTCCTCCGGCCGAAAGCCGCGATGCAGAGGCGTTGGATGGATCGCAGCGCATCGCCAATACCAGCTCGGAGGAACCGGAGTCTGCAGCGCTTCGTGCCGAGGAGCAGGCGCTTCTGGAGGCTGAACAGGCACGGCTTGCCGCAGAAGAACAGGAAGCGGCCTATTATCGGTCGCGGGAGGCGGCTGCTGCCGCAATGGAGGCTGACCTTGTGGTCATGCCGGCAACCGCCTATCCCGGCGATGTTGTGCTAGTCCGCGCCCGCCAGGAGGGCGAGCTGGAATGGCAGGGCAAGACGTATCCGCTGCAGCCATTCGGAACAGGGTTCTACACCTATATTCCGATACCGATCCGGACTGAGCCGGGAAGCTACGAGCTGGGGGAAGCCAGCTTGACCGTATTGGCCAAAGCATTCGATACGCAGCGGCTCGAGGTTAGCGAGGAGCAGAACAGCATGCGGCAGAACACGGAACGTATAGCGGAAGACCAGAAGCAGATTGATGCCGCGAGGGCTTCTTCAGAGCCCGTGTTTCTGTTCGCCGCGGACTCGCCCTTCTTGCTGCCAGTCGAGGGAAGATTGACGACGCCATTCGGGTTTACCCGCTATGTCAACGGCGCCTATGCGGGCAGCCATACTGCTATCGATCTCGCCGCTCCTGAAGGGACGCCGGTCGTCGCCACGCAGTCGGGCATCGTCGGCTTGGCTGCGGATTTTTACCTTACAGGCAATACCATTTATATCGACCACGGCATGGGATTGTTCTCGCAGTATGCTCATTTGTCCGAGCTGCTGGTGGAGACGGGAGATGAAGTGGAAGCTGGTCAGGTGATCGGACTCGTCGGATCGACAGGGTTCTCTACAGGACCGCATCTGCACTTCACCTTCTGGGCGCACAATGTGCCGGTCAATCCGAACTTGTTTTTGGACCAGCTTCCTTTTCATTGGATGGAGCCGGGCGAGCCAGAATAG
- a CDS encoding DMT family transporter, with protein sequence MKQSSGIYYAGLAFVSIIWGMNFGISRWAMEDFSPEVFTFLRFGLSVPILFLILKWFEGNVGIERKDLLKFLVIGAIGVTALEIMVMYSIKFTTLANSSLLNVAPWPIFAALLAPLFIAREKMSMKLITGGAVAMIGVFLVILGGGQGFDMSSDYMIGNMMALIVSLIGALYNLACMPLMKKYSPLRVSAWCLLFGSVFMVPFTLNGWSAVAWSNLGAMSYLAITFNVLLCTVAAFLIWNSSMKRVGATKANFYRYLVPATAAIAGYLFFDEAIHLMQLVGGLIMVAGLVWIGSEKSDASDADKNKEDVPA encoded by the coding sequence ATGAAGCAATCGAGCGGCATCTACTATGCCGGCTTGGCATTCGTATCCATTATTTGGGGGATGAATTTCGGGATCTCCCGATGGGCGATGGAGGATTTTTCGCCCGAAGTGTTCACTTTTTTGCGATTTGGATTGTCTGTTCCGATATTGTTCTTGATCTTGAAATGGTTTGAGGGGAACGTCGGCATTGAGCGCAAAGATCTGCTGAAATTTCTGGTCATTGGCGCGATCGGCGTTACGGCTCTGGAAATTATGGTCATGTATTCGATCAAGTTCACGACGCTGGCCAATTCCTCCTTGTTGAACGTAGCGCCGTGGCCCATATTCGCCGCCCTGTTGGCCCCGCTGTTCATCGCGCGAGAAAAGATGTCCATGAAGCTCATCACAGGCGGAGCAGTCGCCATGATCGGGGTATTTCTTGTCATTCTGGGCGGCGGTCAGGGCTTCGACATGTCCAGCGATTATATGATCGGCAACATGATGGCCCTGATTGTCAGCTTGATCGGCGCGCTGTACAACCTGGCTTGCATGCCGCTGATGAAGAAATATTCGCCTCTGCGCGTCAGCGCCTGGTGCCTGCTATTCGGCAGCGTGTTCATGGTCCCCTTCACGCTGAATGGCTGGTCGGCTGTCGCATGGTCCAATCTCGGCGCCATGTCCTATCTGGCGATTACATTCAACGTGCTGCTCTGTACGGTTGCCGCGTTCCTGATCTGGAACAGCAGCATGAAGCGCGTAGGCGCAACCAAAGCGAATTTCTACCGCTATCTTGTTCCGGCAACTGCCGCCATTGCCGGTTATCTGTTCTTCGACGAGGCCATCCACCTGATGCAGCTTGTGGGCGGATTGATTATGGTGGCAGGCCTGGTGTGGATTGGCTCGGAGAAGTCCGACGCATCCGACGCAGACAAGAATAAAGAGGATGTTCCGGCCTGA